The genomic interval GGACATGATTGCCGAAGACGGCACGTCAACCAGTATTGATCTGTCCTCCTTGATCGTCGGCAGCGAGAACTCTTCGAACTATTCTCCCCCCGCATCAACGATTCCCCAGCACACACAATCGCTGGGATCGATCGGCGGTTACTCCGCAGAGACAACAGGCCAAACCTTTACCGCGACTTGGGAAGATTTGATTCCGGGCACGCAATACCATGTCTATGTATTTGGATTGGAAAACGAACCCGGTAGCTTTTCTCACGATGTAACCATGACGGGTGCAAACACCGTCAGCTTTACGCAAACGTTGACCCATGGTGAGCTATCGGTCAATGATGCCGTTGGATCCGACAGCAACTCGCTGGACTCCTATGCTCGCTTTGTAACCGCTGATGCGGGTGGCCAGATTCAGTTGAGCATTGCACCGAGCACCGGCTCGACGGGGATTTCGCTTGCCGGTTTGGCAATCCAAGCCTTTGGCCAGTCAGATTCGCTGACTGTTCGGATTGATGATCGATCGATCAGTGAAAACGGCGGCATCGCAACTGCCACCGTTATCCGTCATAACGGAACCAGCGGCGACTTGACGATCAATCTTTCCAGTAGTGACACCGGCGAAGCCACCGTGCCTGCATCGGTCACGATTCCCGACGGTGCTGACCGAGTGACTTTCGATGTTTCCGCAGTCGACGATGCGGTCATCGACGGATCACAATCTGCTGAAATCACAGCTACCGCGGCTGGTCTGACCGAAGGCAAGGATCTGCTGGTGGTGCTGGACGATGACGCCTTCCAAAATCCACTCGTCGGAGTCGACTTTGACGAGGACAACGTTCGCCCTATCAATTGGACGACCGTTGGCGGTGTGAGCACCCCGTACACCGAGATGAACTTGACTGACGAAAGCGGCGCGGCAACCAATTTTGATTTGACAATTTCGGGAGCGGCGGGATCGACGAGTGACTACACGGCAGATCCCGATCCATCGACCATCCCTATTCACGCCCAGTCGCTGGATAATATCGAAGGTCAGATTTTTACCGATGCCAATCCGGTCACCTTTCAGTGGAGTGATCTGACTCCCGGAAAGTCCTACCAGATTTACGTGTTTGGTCTCGAGTCGTTTTACGGGACGATCTCGCAGGAAGTCGTGATCACCGGCCAGGGGGCGCCCATCACGTTGACGCAGGTGTTTAACACAGGCCAGCTCTTCATCAACGATCAATTGGGGTCCGACAGCCGAACGCTGGATTCGTACGCGCAAGTCATTCCTGCGGATGCGACGGGTCAAATCACCATTGAAGTCAACCCGATCAATGGGAGCTCAGATGTTTCGTTGGGTGGGCTGGCAATTCGCGAACTCGGTGCCCCTACACCCCAGGACTTTGGCGATGCACCGGCCTCCTACAAGACACTGTCCGCAGACCAGGGCGCAGCCCATTGGGCGGTCGGGCCGAGATTGGGCGACTCCCGCGATGGAGAATCCGATGGGCAGCCGTCGGCAGCAGCGGATGGGGATGGCGATGACGAAGACGGCGTGATGTTCGGGCTATTGACCGCAGAAATGACAATGGCCGCAGTGAACGTCGACCTGCAAAATGCGGCGATGGCAAAAATCGATGCCTGGATTGACTTCAACCAAGACGGCGACTGGGACGACCCGAACGAAAAAATTCTCAACGGTGCGGATGTTGTCGGCGGCATGCAAACCTTGAACTACTCGGTCCCCGCCGGGATCATCATCGGTGAAACATTTGCTCGCGTCCGTGTCAGCACCGCCGGCGGCCTGGACGTGACGGGAGTCGCACCCGACGGCGAAGTGGAAGACTACAAAATCAGCGTTCTGCCGCAACGATCGGTCGATGCCTTTATCGATAATGCAAACAATTTGATTGTGCAGCCGGTCAGCGGCCCTGGTTTGGACGATGACATCACCATCGAAAACGATGGAACCCACTTGCGAATTCGTGACGCAAGCTATTCGGTCGTGGCCGGAAATGGCGTCTCTCAAGATAACGCTGAAGTCATCGTTCCGGTCTCCAGCGTCAGTGGTCCGCTGGGGGTCTCGATCGACACGGGTTCCGGGACCGATACGGTCACGCTGAATGGTTACCAGGGGACACTGCCCAACCCCGTCGCGATCAATATCGACAACGCGGACACCGTGCTGGCAGGCGATTTGCAAATCGACCTCGCAAGCGGCTTTACCCCGTCGGTCGGCCAGTCATTCCTGCTGGTTCAGTCCTCCGATGGGATCGCCCAATCGTTTTCGGCGATGACGTTGCCAACCGCCCCGGCCGACACGCAATGGGACTTGATCGTCACCGCGACTGAAGTCCGCCTGAACTTGATTTCGGTGCCGCCAAGAATCGTCGAAGTACGAGTCGGTTCCACGCACTGGAATCAAGCCTTCCGAAACAAAATCGATCCCCAGGGCCAGGGCTATCTCGTCTCGACAGGTACCAATCAGCTAGCCGATGTTCCGTTCAACAATGCCAATCAGATTTTTATCGAGTTTGATCAGCCGGTTTTTGCCGCTGGTGGAGTGGAATTGGATCGGGACCAGTTTCAAGTGATCGGTTCACCCACGTTGGGCATCAACTATCCAATCGACACGGCAATCTTTGACGAGTCCACCAACACGGCAATCCTGACGCTGCAGAATCATTTGACCGCTGACAAGTTGCTGTTGCATATCGATGACGGGGCGATCGAAAACGCCCAAGGAGCCGCTTTGGATGGTGAATGGACGACCGGACGCACGACGCCATCGGGTGACACGAATTTGGGGGGCGTATTCCATTTCAGAATGGATGTCTTGCCCGGCAATGTGAACGATGACTTGCTCACCAACACGACAGATCTTTCCTTTGTCCGCTCGCTTGGAACACAGATCGCCGGGGTGACGACCGAGTTCAACGCTCGGGCGAACGTGAATGGTGATCTTCTGGTCAACACGACCGACTTGTCCGTGATCCGCGCCATGGGAACACAACTGCTCCTCGGCTTGGACGATCCGACTCCTCCGGCATGACGATGATCAGTCGTCGTGTGCTATTTCGGCGGTGGTTGGGAAAAGCCACTGGGGCAAATGCTCGATCAAGACATCACGGAGCCATCGCGAATCTTTTCACTCTCTGTCGCCAATGCAGTAGATGCGTGATGAAGTACGAATGAGCAAACGCTCTCCTGCAATCGCTGGAGTTGACATGCCCATGTCGTCTTCTGCGAGTTGATTGGTGTGCAACAGCTCAAACTCGTCGCTGTCCTTGAGCACGAAGGTTATGCCGTCCTCATTGAGACAAAAGATCTTGCCATCCATGGCCCATGGAGACGATGTGAAGGCCCTGCCCCTGGGCAGTCGCTTCTGGTCGAAAAATTCACCGCCAGTTTTGGCGTTGTAACAGGCAACCAAGCCTCGGTCGTACAGAACGAACAGTCGATCCTCCGAAACGAGTGTGCTGGGATTGTAAGGTGCCGCTTGCGGTAGCGACCACGCGATGAAATCGTTCGTCGTTGCTTCATCTTGGAGCGAGATGTCTCCCGATGCGCCAGGCTTGATCGCGTAGATCGGCCGCTCTTGATCACCTACATATCCTGATGTGATGTAGAGCAATCCGTTCGCAGCATACGGGGTTGCGATGGTGATGCTTGACATGCCTCGCAGTGACCAGAGCTCTTTGCCGTCGAGGTCATAAGACCTGACGGCTTCACTGCCCGGCGTCACGAGCTCCGTTCTCAGATCATTTTCCCAGACAAACGGAGTCGCCCAATTGCTCTCTTCGTCGCGGGGCGTTCGCCAAAGCTCCTTGCCGGATCTCGCATCGAGCGCTAGAAGGTATGACGCTTGGTCATTGTCGTTGCAGTAATACAGCTTGCCTTGGTGTAGAACCGGCGAAGCAGCGTTTCCCCAGCCGTAACGTGTTGGCAACGGCTCCAGGTCGTGCCGCCAGAGTTCGTTGCCCTCGAGATCGAAACAGAAGATGCCGACACTGCCAAAGCAACAGTAAACTCGCTCGCCATCAGTCACCGGCGTTTCCGATGCAAAGCTGCTCTTCACATGGATAGCTGATTTGGGTTTGCCTTCGTGAACTTGCCGTTCCCAGCGAATTTCGCCGGACTTGAGATCGAGGCAAATCACCATCCAACGATGAATCGAATCTGGAGGGGCGGGTCGATTGCCACCAAAGTAAAGCCCCTTTTTTGCTTCCTCTGTCGTTCCCGTGTTGATCACCGTGGTCAAGAAGACATGATCGTTCCAAACCACTGGCGAGGACCAACCACGCCCTGGAATATCACGCTTCCATGCGACGTTTTCGGTCGCCGACCAACGGTCCGGTATTTGGGTTGCTTCGGCGACACCACGCGAACCAGGTCCACGGAACTGCGACCAGTCCGATTGTGCGAGGGCGAAGGACGGTGTTGTCAACAAGAATAGAAATGATATGACAGTTTTCATCGCTAGTTCGGCGTCGCCTCTCCATGTGGATAACGATAATCGGCCCTGTCGTCGGTCGAGACCTGTTTCGTCGAACCGTCCGACAGCGCGTAGAGGAACAGTTTACCGTCAGCGTGTGAGGCGATGGTGCTGCCGTATTAATGCCCTGCGGCTGATGGAAGGTGTGTTAAATCAGAATGGGTCAAGCGGCTTAGCCTCTGAAGTCCGGTGGGTGGCTCGATCTGCCAGGGGATCATGGCGACGCGGCTTGCCAGTGTTTGTTGCACTTCGCTCAAGTACTTCTGCTCGTTCGATTGGCGCTGCTTCATCAGCGGATCTGTGATCGGCAAGGGACTGAGCACTTGATTGATCACCCAAGCGTACGGCTCGATCTCGGCGCGTCGAAGATCACGCTGCAGCGCGGCCGCTTCGTGCACCGGAGTGGCTTCGGCGAGCGTGACGATGAGGACGCGGGTAAAGCTCGGATCGCGGAGCCGTGGCAATAAGTTCTCGACTGCCTCGGGCATTTCGCTTGTTTGCCGAGTCACTTCGCGATGGTAGGCGAGTGCCGAATCGAGCAGCAATACAGTGTGCCCGGTGGGAGCTGTGTCGAGCACTACGAATTTGCTGGTGCCGGCGGAAACGGCATTTGCAAAGGCACGAAACACGGCAATTTCCTCGGTGCACGGCGATCGCAAATCTTCTTCGAGCAGTGCCTTGCCTTGTGCGTCGAGATTCGCACCGGCTTTCCTTAAGACCTCCGCCGAGTATCGAGCGGTTTCTTCGGACGGATCGATGCGACTGACCGATAGGTTGGGCAACCGTTCATCATTCATGGCAGCCGCGATGTGGGCTGCGGGGTCCGTCGTGGACAGATGGACTTCGTAACCACGCTCGGCGATCGCAACAGCCACCGCCGCGGCCACCGTCGTCTTGCCAACGCCACCCTTGCCCATCGCCAAGATAACGCCATGACCAGGGGCAACAAGATCATCGACTAGTTCGCCCAGTTGTGGAATCAGCCGGAACGCGTTGGCGTCCGGTTCCTCCGATGCGGACACATGGTGTGAGAACCGGGGGCTGACGCCCGGTGGCTGATGGGTGGACTCACCAAGGCGACGAAGTGATTCGATTCCGAGAATCCCGTTGGGACTCAGCGGCACGATGGTCAGTGGAAACCCCCTTAACTCCTCGGGCATCGTCTTCAGGGCCGTGCCACCTCGTTGTTGCAACGCCACCGCGTACTGGTCGCTCAAGTCAACTGCCTCGAACACGCCATTGACCACAAGATGTTGATTTTGAACGCCAAGTTCGGCCAGTTCACTGCTGGTTCGAGCGGCTTCACGCAATGCGCTCGGCTCTGCGCGAGCGACCAGCACCAGCGTCGTGACGGTCGCATCGCTGAGCGACTTCACCGACTCTTGATATAACTTTTGTTGAGCCTGCAATCCCGCCAGCGGACCAAGGCAACTGGTGCCCGTCGTATTCTGCGCCATGAAACCGTCCCAGGCCGATGGCAGCGTCAGCAACCGCAACGTGTGACCGGTCGGTGCTGTATCAAAGACGACATGATCGTACTGAGCCGTGGCGGTCGGATCACCGAGCAACCGCGAGAACTCGTCAAACGCAGCAATCTCAAGCGTGCAAGAACCAGAGAATTGTTCTTCCATGCTGGCCACGGCCGCGTCGGGCAGGACTCCGCGATACGGTCCAACCATTCGTTCGCGATACTCTGCCGCCGATTTCTCCGGATCGAGATTCATCGCAAACAGCGTCGGTAGCTCTGGAATCGCCGTCGGATGGTTTTCTAATGTGACGCCTAGAACCTCGTCGAGATTCGAAGCGGGGTCCGTGGATACGAGCAATACATTCTTGCCCGAATCAGCGAGCTTGACTGCGGTCGCACATGCCACAGATGTCTTGCCAACACCCCCTTTGCCAGTGAAGAACAAATTTCGTGTTGGTTGGTCGATGAATTTCATGTTTCGTGTTTCATATTTCGCAGGTGGCGGCGACTTTTAGTTGCCGTTTCATAATCGTGGCAGCGACCGTTGGTCGCGGTTTCTTGTGATGGCGACTGAAAGTCGTCATTACGGATTGCAAGCTTGGCAGCTGACTAGCAACATCCACTGGTTCCGCAACATCCGCCGTCCGATTTGGTGACCGGCAATCGTTGCTTCGCTGGCGCGCCGTCGACCCAACCGGCGAGATCTTCGCGTGACGGATAAACGGTTTGACTGACGATCTCGCCATCAACGACAACGACGGGCAGGCAGTCCGTTCCCGCGGTACTCAAGAGTCCGTGGATCGCCTTGTTCTCGATGAAGGCCTGTGGCTGTTGAGCCAAGTTGAATCGCTCGACGTTGTGACCTTGACTTTTCAACCAGTCGAGGTCGGCGGCGAACTTCGGCAACACAGGGTCAACCTCTGGTCCACAGACGCCGGTCGAGCAGCACATGGGTTTGTCATAGACTTGGACGGACTTCATGGTTTTCTCCTTGGAGATGGGTGGAAAATTCAAAACGGGAATGGACTCGCGCATCGGCGATCAACTTTTACTCGCTATCGTCTATCGCCGAAGCACGATAGGGATAATTAAAATGTATTAATCCGGTGAGCGGACACGCCGCTGACAGTCGGGATCTCCGCGAACCAATTACAGTTCCGCGATCAACGCCTTTAGCTTGGCCATCGCATCCTTGTTGATGCAGTAACAAACCCGCGGACCGTCGATTTCGCCCTGCACCAGACCGGTTTCTTTGAGGATCTTCAGGTGTTGAGAGACCGTCGACTGAGCCAGTGGCATTTCTTCGACGATCTCACCGCACATGCACGACGTTCGATTGAGCAACAAGCGAACGATCCGCACGCGAGCCGGATGAGCGAGTGCCCAAGTCAGCTTGGCCATTTCTTCGGCCCATGCGACATCCGGCAAAGTCAGCTTTTCGCTGGTCGTGCAGCATTTCTTCGCTTCTGCCTTGGCTCGGACCATCGTTCATTTCCCTTGGAATCGATCTGGTAACCACAGCTAAATTGTTTATCGTCGATCTACGATAGACTTCTGGATGTTTTCTGTCAAGACCGATGACGATAGCGAAGCGATTCGCCTGGACTGATTCAGATTTCCAGGGTTGTCCGTGGACAGAGGGTCACGCGGGATGGGGCTCAGAAACCAAAAACCGAATGGCCCGTAGCGTGCTTCGCATTCTTGGTTTCTTGATGCGAACCTTCGGTTCAATCAACGATGTCGGTCGCATTGGAGGGGCGGATGCTTTCGAAATACTGACGAACCGTTTCGCGGTGACCAAGTGGCAAGGGTTCACTGTCCAAGACCGCTTCGGCTTGGTTGCGGAATTCTTGGTAACGGCTGGCGTATTGTCGAGCGGCGTCTTGTTCGCCTTCGGGGGCCGCGATCACTTCGGATTCACTCGGGCCGTCGCCTTGTTGCCCGGTTAATTGTTCTTGATTGCGGGTCGCGTCGAGGCGAGTTGCCTCGCCGTCGTTCGCCTTACCGGTCGCACCACGTCCCCACGAGTTCTTTGGGCTGTTGCTCTTGCTCGCATTGTTGCCGCCGTTCTTTCCGCCCCGGCATTGGCTTTTGCATTGGGACAGCTTGTTCAATTGGCATGCCATGCATTCGCCGATCTTCTTACATTGGCTTTGGCTCTTGCACAGCCCGGCCAACTTGCACATTCCGTCTTTGCATTCGGACAAGTTCTTGGATTCCAAGCCTGCTTGCATTTGCTCGGCGGCACCGGACAGTTTGCCTTGTTTGCCGGCTGGCAATTTCGACAAGAATTGTTTCAAGTTATCCGCCACGGCGCGGCGTTCTTTATCGTTCAAATCCGCTGGGTCGATCTTTTCGAGTTTCTCGGCCGCTTTGTCGTAGTCTCCTTCTTTCATCGCCGCCGCGGCCGCCTTCATCGCTTCGGACGGTTCGATCGCCGCCGCGAGGGCTTGCATTTGGGCATCGGTCATTTCCAACTGCATCGCTTCACGAGCCGATTGAATCGCCTGCTCCATTTCCGAAAGCGTTGCCATCATGTCCCGCTCGTCCATCGATTCATTTTCGAGTTCCTCGATCAACTCGTCCAGCTTCTCGGTCAGATCGTCGAGTTCCGGCTGGTCGACGTCCTCTTTGAGTCGTTCCAAGTCATCGAGCATCGTCTCACGAAGGTCGCCGGCTTGATCGCCCGCGAGAGCAACGGGCGTCGCGTCGATTCCCGAGTCGAGCGGCGGACGGGCCAACCCCAACAACGCCGTCGCGATCACGAGCATCGATGCGGCCGAATACAGGGCGGGCCGGTTGGCGGTGATGGGAACGCAGTCTCGCGGATCAACTTGACGCAGATGCCGCCGTGCGTCGTCGGCCTGCAACAGCCGAACCGGATCGGCGTCGCGTTGGAACTGCAGTCCCGTGATCGTGCGATCTTTCAATCGATAGTGTTGATCCACCAATCGCGCCGTGGCCAACGTACGCACTGGTATCATCGCGCCGACCAAGACCCCCGCGAATGTAAAAACAAGGATACTTGCGGGCAACGTGATCCATGACACGGGGACGGTCGCCACACCGAGGCAAGCGATCACCAAAGCGACGAAACAACCGGCCGCCAACCCCACGCTGGCCCAATGCCCGACGTTGCGAAGCCGGATGCGCTGCGAAACACTCGCGAGCAAACTTTCGATCGACAGAAGTTCCGATGTCGGCGTCGTCATGGCTTGGGTTCCTGTGGAAACCGGTGAAAGTTGCGATTCGACTGACATTCTAGGGGTCCTACCGACCCACCGCGATGGAAAAGCACGAAAATTTTGGTGCAATGCCCCCCAGAAACCTCGTTCCCAGGCTCCCGCCTGGGAACGAGTTTTGTCGACTATGCCCGTCCCCATTCGATGCGGCGAAGGCCCACGTCGGCGATAAACAGACTCAAAGCCGCCATCAACAGCCACGGCCACATCGGGATCGGGTCGCGAGCGGTCCGCTTGTCCGTGGCCAAAATCGCCTGGACATCCTCGCCGAACCCGCCACCGCTGACCTCCGCGATTTGAGTCAGCTTCGCCTCATCGGTCGGACGCAAACGCAACTCCTCGGGATACCCGATCGCCAAACCGCGAGACTGGCGGATTGTCGTTCCGTCGGCGGCGACTTGAGCCAAGTCTAATTGGTACGTTCCCTGCTGAAGCGCCCGCAATTCGGCTTCGTATCGCCCCG from Stieleria varia carries:
- the arsD gene encoding arsenite efflux transporter metallochaperone ArsD, which produces MKSVQVYDKPMCCSTGVCGPEVDPVLPKFAADLDWLKSQGHNVERFNLAQQPQAFIENKAIHGLLSTAGTDCLPVVVVDGEIVSQTVYPSREDLAGWVDGAPAKQRLPVTKSDGGCCGTSGCC
- a CDS encoding ArsR/SmtB family transcription factor, whose protein sequence is MVRAKAEAKKCCTTSEKLTLPDVAWAEEMAKLTWALAHPARVRIVRLLLNRTSCMCGEIVEEMPLAQSTVSQHLKILKETGLVQGEIDGPRVCYCINKDAMAKLKALIAEL
- a CDS encoding reprolysin-like metallopeptidase, whose translation is MRASERAAATIAHLRRRLARVLSQGGIRYEPSRMRRRPGRSGAPRIEVLESRNLLAAGVGDDNFSVGDQLRHYRLAIAATAEYTEFIGGQAQAFAQIQSTVDDLNEIFQRELSIRFDLISTIDTVFTDAASDGYTNGDVDVMVFENTSILNAAYSSSAYDIGHVFGTGTEGGYAYAEVVNTSTKGRGVSTSQNPAGPSFVNLVAHEIGHQFGAHHTFNVNKLFGGSEARESGNAFEPASGSTLMSYAGTIGDGNDLQEYPDQQFHSASFEQVAEFVAGVGTPSSTTPTGNNIPVVDAGVDYVIPAQTPFQLSAVGMDADPMDSLTYTWDQMNLGSAQGLPVTDDGSRPLFRSFPPTIKDNRVFPRLSDLVAGVDTAAIGEGLPTTTRDLDFRVTVRDGNGGVNSDDVALSVVNTGVPFAITSTGADWTGGTSQTLVWNVAGTTTAAGNGINTDFVAIDLSLDGGLSYPIQLSGSTANDGTFTFDAPNINASQARVRVQGLGNVFFAISDADITITSSSGSPGITITETDGGTLVGEDGVVDGQTVDTYEIARTTSTAGTTTVEVTTGGHTEVSTDGVHFFTSLSVDLSGTTPATITVRGLDDSLDEAIHTDLISHSVTSSIDPSYSAATIIRSLNATIADDEWQPVIGVDFDVLAGKSPDNWTKIVDLFDGFYANLIREDGFSTNIALDVAVETAAQVFEMVPDETPLHSPRLDGIDGSRLATESFTLTWSGLAPGADYNVYVIASEWFTTQNILQTVHVTGQVNAPEFVQNSRLIDNGVLVNGNLADEDRPLESDAVVAQADSNGEIKIVVSNVSPIPGEDSILSGVAIQRLAPDAAGFTISQSDSSTRVSEAGAQDTFDVTLTSAPTGTVVIDLTVQSPHEVSISPATLTFDNTNWNVSQPITVTGVDDSASDGDQYSNITLSIDPAITTDNAFDEFSDRVISVLTLDDETGPLIGIDIGFNDTVVNNWTDVESIFTVSGSDMIAEDGTSTSIDLSSLIVGSENSSNYSPPASTIPQHTQSLGSIGGYSAETTGQTFTATWEDLIPGTQYHVYVFGLENEPGSFSHDVTMTGANTVSFTQTLTHGELSVNDAVGSDSNSLDSYARFVTADAGGQIQLSIAPSTGSTGISLAGLAIQAFGQSDSLTVRIDDRSISENGGIATATVIRHNGTSGDLTINLSSSDTGEATVPASVTIPDGADRVTFDVSAVDDAVIDGSQSAEITATAAGLTEGKDLLVVLDDDAFQNPLVGVDFDEDNVRPINWTTVGGVSTPYTEMNLTDESGAATNFDLTISGAAGSTSDYTADPDPSTIPIHAQSLDNIEGQIFTDANPVTFQWSDLTPGKSYQIYVFGLESFYGTISQEVVITGQGAPITLTQVFNTGQLFINDQLGSDSRTLDSYAQVIPADATGQITIEVNPINGSSDVSLGGLAIRELGAPTPQDFGDAPASYKTLSADQGAAHWAVGPRLGDSRDGESDGQPSAAADGDGDDEDGVMFGLLTAEMTMAAVNVDLQNAAMAKIDAWIDFNQDGDWDDPNEKILNGADVVGGMQTLNYSVPAGIIIGETFARVRVSTAGGLDVTGVAPDGEVEDYKISVLPQRSVDAFIDNANNLIVQPVSGPGLDDDITIENDGTHLRIRDASYSVVAGNGVSQDNAEVIVPVSSVSGPLGVSIDTGSGTDTVTLNGYQGTLPNPVAINIDNADTVLAGDLQIDLASGFTPSVGQSFLLVQSSDGIAQSFSAMTLPTAPADTQWDLIVTATEVRLNLISVPPRIVEVRVGSTHWNQAFRNKIDPQGQGYLVSTGTNQLADVPFNNANQIFIEFDQPVFAAGGVELDRDQFQVIGSPTLGINYPIDTAIFDESTNTAILTLQNHLTADKLLLHIDDGAIENAQGAALDGEWTTGRTTPSGDTNLGGVFHFRMDVLPGNVNDDLLTNTTDLSFVRSLGTQIAGVTTEFNARANVNGDLLVNTTDLSVIRAMGTQLLLGLDDPTPPA
- the arsA gene encoding arsenical pump-driving ATPase → MKFIDQPTRNLFFTGKGGVGKTSVACATAVKLADSGKNVLLVSTDPASNLDEVLGVTLENHPTAIPELPTLFAMNLDPEKSAAEYRERMVGPYRGVLPDAAVASMEEQFSGSCTLEIAAFDEFSRLLGDPTATAQYDHVVFDTAPTGHTLRLLTLPSAWDGFMAQNTTGTSCLGPLAGLQAQQKLYQESVKSLSDATVTTLVLVARAEPSALREAARTSSELAELGVQNQHLVVNGVFEAVDLSDQYAVALQQRGGTALKTMPEELRGFPLTIVPLSPNGILGIESLRRLGESTHQPPGVSPRFSHHVSASEEPDANAFRLIPQLGELVDDLVAPGHGVILAMGKGGVGKTTVAAAVAVAIAERGYEVHLSTTDPAAHIAAAMNDERLPNLSVSRIDPSEETARYSAEVLRKAGANLDAQGKALLEEDLRSPCTEEIAVFRAFANAVSAGTSKFVVLDTAPTGHTVLLLDSALAYHREVTRQTSEMPEAVENLLPRLRDPSFTRVLIVTLAEATPVHEAAALQRDLRRAEIEPYAWVINQVLSPLPITDPLMKQRQSNEQKYLSEVQQTLASRVAMIPWQIEPPTGLQRLSRLTHSDLTHLPSAAGH
- a CDS encoding PQQ-binding-like beta-propeller repeat protein, translated to MKTVISFLFLLTTPSFALAQSDWSQFRGPGSRGVAEATQIPDRWSATENVAWKRDIPGRGWSSPVVWNDHVFLTTVINTGTTEEAKKGLYFGGNRPAPPDSIHRWMVICLDLKSGEIRWERQVHEGKPKSAIHVKSSFASETPVTDGERVYCCFGSVGIFCFDLEGNELWRHDLEPLPTRYGWGNAASPVLHQGKLYYCNDNDQASYLLALDARSGKELWRTPRDEESNWATPFVWENDLRTELVTPGSEAVRSYDLDGKELWSLRGMSSITIATPYAANGLLYITSGYVGDQERPIYAIKPGASGDISLQDEATTNDFIAWSLPQAAPYNPSTLVSEDRLFVLYDRGLVACYNAKTGGEFFDQKRLPRGRAFTSSPWAMDGKIFCLNEDGITFVLKDSDEFELLHTNQLAEDDMGMSTPAIAGERLLIRTSSRIYCIGDRE